A portion of the Carya illinoinensis cultivar Pawnee chromosome 11, C.illinoinensisPawnee_v1, whole genome shotgun sequence genome contains these proteins:
- the LOC122281983 gene encoding trafficking protein particle complex II-specific subunit 130 homolog codes for MANFLAQFQTIKNSCDHLVIAVEDVSDLWPIVKDWFEERLPFKRASLNNKTRNPVFVEKLAAEFILTTDSRLRSRFPQEQLLFWFREPYATVVLVTCEDLDEFRTILKPRLKLIVQNDEREWFIVFVSKAQPNNENATKSAKKVYARLEVEFSSKKRERCCKLDIHCPEANFWEDLESKIMESIRNTLDRRVQFYEDEIRKLSEQRFMPVWNFCNFFILKESLAFMFEMAHLFEDALREYDELELCYLETVNMIGKQRDFGGVDRGDDQAVLLNPGNKPLTQIVQDDSFREFEFRQYLFACQSKLLFKLNRAFEVASRGYSFIISFSKALALHENILPFCMREVWVITACLDVVNATASHYVDGLVAPDIEKEFYRLQGDLYSLCRVKFMRLAYLIGYGTEIERSPVNSASLSMLPWPKPAIWPSVPPDALSEVFSKEKMILQETRRVKHFGIQRKPLPLEPSLLLREANRRRASLSAGNMFEMFEGRPVFNEGSGSEASTKMSPSQKVRSGVMSRTNSSPGNFESAIDRPMRLAEIYIAAEHALQHTISNPSLWKSLSALEEFEQKYLELTKGAADNYHRSWWKRHGVVLDGEIAAVCFKHRNIDLAAKSYEKVCALYAGEGWQDLLAEVLPNLAECQKILNDEAGYLSSCVRLLSLDKGLFSSKERQAFQLEVVNLAHSEMKNPVPLDVSSLITFSGNPGPPLELCDGDPGTLSVTVWSGFPDDITLDSLSLTLMATSNGDEGVKALRSTSATVLEPGRNNITLDLPPQKPGSYVLGVLTGQIGHLRFRSHSFSKGAPVDGDDFMIYEKPTRPILKVFKPRALVDLAAAISSALLINEPQWVGIIVRPMDYSLKDAVLQIDTGPGLAIEKSHVIEMESYADVSQSAADVGKSDAAHKNGSLAIDKHFEQLRLNDGRIVFPGWANNVTSVLWIPIRAISDRLARGSSSVSPQRQSIVDGMRTIALKLEFGVSHNQIFERTLAVHFTDPFHVNTRIADKCNDGTLLLQVILQSEVKATLTIYDAWLDLQDGFAHTRKGDGRPNPGFIPLVISPNSRAGILFSICFEMSNAEEEAKAPQPDSILNIRYGISGDRTIGAHPPAVESPGPEVVRQDLIFRSALVLKRPVLDPCLAVGFLPLRSGGLRVGQLVNMKWRVERLKDFEENEVLKDDDEVLYEVNANSDNWMIAGRKRGHASLSMKQGSRIVITILCVPLVAGYVRPPQLGLPDVDEANISCNPAGPHLVCVLPPALSSSFCIPA; via the exons GATCTTGATGAGTTCAGAACAATTCTTAAACCACGCCTGAAGTTGATTGTCCAGAATGACGAGCGGGAGTGGTTTATTGTATTTGTGTCTAAGGCTCAACCAAATAATGAGAATGCCACCAAATCTGCGAAAAAAGTATATGCCAGACTTGAAGTTGAATTTAgttcaaaaaagagagaaag GTGCTGCAAATTAGATATACACTGCCCTGAAGCAAATTTTTGGGAAGACCTGGAGTCCAAGATTATGGAATCCATCAGAAATACTTTGGATAGGCGTGTACAGTTTTATGAGGATGAGATACGCAAACTCAGTGAACAAAGATTCATGCCAGTCTGGAActtctgtaatttttttatcttgaag gaAAGCCTGgcttttatgtttgagatggcTCATCTTTTTGAAGATGCATTACGAGAGTATGATGAACTAGAACTCTGCTATTTGGAAACAG TCAATATGATTGGGAAACAGAGAGACTTTGGAGGAGTAGACCGTGGTGATGATCAGGCAGTATTGCTTAATCCTGGAAACAAACCGTTGACACAAATTGTTCAAGATGATTCGTTTCGGGAGTTTGAATTTAGGCAGTATCTCTTTGCCTGTCAATCAAAG CTTCTGTTTAAGCTGAATCGCGCCTTTGAGGTTGCATCAAGGGGTTATTCATTCATAATAAGCTTCTCAAAGGCCCTGGCACTGCATGAG AATATACTGCCCTTTTGTATGCGTGAAGTTTGGGTAATAACTGCTTGCTTGGATGTAGTCAATGCAACTGCTTCTCATTATGTTGATGGACTCGTGGCACCTGATATAGAAAAGGAGTTCTACCGACTTCAGGGTGACCTTTATTCACTGTGCCGGGTTAAG TTCATGAGGCTTGCATATTTAATTGGTTATGGAACAGAGATAGAAAGAAGTCCTGTCAACAG TGCTTCACTCAGCAtgcttccttggcctaagccaGCAATTTGGCCTTCAGTCCCTCCTGATGCTTTATCTGAGGTTTTTTCAAAGGAAAAG ATGATTCTCCAAGAAACTCGTAGAGTCAAGCACTTCGGTATTCAAAGGAAACCATTGCCTCTTGAACCTTCCCTTCTTTTGCGTGAGGCTAATAGACGAAGGGCTTCTCTTTCTGCTGGAAATATGTTTGAAATGTTTGAAGGTCGCCCAGTTTTTAATGAAGG ATCAGGTTCAGAAGCATCCACAAAGATGTCCCCATCACAAAAAGTCCGTTCAGGTGTTATGTCACGCACTAACTCTTCACCAGGAAATTTTGAGAGCGCAATTGACCGACCTATGAGACTTGCTGAGATTTATATTGCTGCTGAGCATGCTTTGCAGCATACAATTTCTAATCCCAGTCTATGGAAATCTTTATCAGCTTTAGAGGAGTTTGAG CAAAAATATCTCGAGCTAACTAAAGGTGCTGCTGATAATTACCATCGCTCCTGGTGGAAAAGACATGGAGTTGTCCTTGATGGTGAAATAGCGGCTGTCTGCTTCAAACACAGAAATATTGATCTGGCAGCAAAATCATATGAGAAGGTTTGTGCCCTGTATGCTGGTGAAGGATGGCAGGATTTATTGGCTGAAGTCCTACCCAATTTAGCAGAGTGTCAGAAGATACTTAATGATGAAGCTGGTTACCTATCATCTTGTGTGAGATTGCTTTCACTAGACAAAGGCTTATTTTCGTCCAAGGAACGCCAAGCTTTTCAGTTGGAAGTTGTTAATCTTGCACACAGCGAAATGAAGAACCCTGTACCCTTAGATGTATCTTCTTTAATTACGTTTTCAGGCAATCCTGGGCCCCCACTGGAGCTGTGTGATGGGGATCCTGGTACCTTATCTGTGACTGTTTGGAGTGGCTTTCCTGATGATATAACTCTTGATTCACTCAGTCTCACGTTGATGGCTACATCTAATGGTGATGAGGGTGTGAAG GCATTAAGGAGCACTTCTGCTACTGTTCTAGAGCCTGGTCGGAATAATATTACCCTGGATCTACCCCCTCAAAAACCAGGTTCCTATGTCTTGGGAGTTCTCACTGGGCAGATTGGGCACTTGCGGTTTAGATCTCATAGTTTTTCCAAGGGTGCCCCTGTAGACGGTGACgattttatgatttatgaaaaGCCTACTAGACCTATCTTGAAG GTTTTCAAGCCAAGAGCTCTGGTTGATCTTGCGGCAGCTATTTCATCTGCTTTGCTAATAAATGAACCTCAGTGGGTTGGAATCATAGTACGGCCAATGGACTACTCCCTCAAAGATGCGGTATTGCAGATAGATACCGGTCCAGGTCTAGCAATTGAAAAGTCCCATGTCATTGAGATGGAGAGTTATGCTGATGTGTCACAGAGCGCTGCTGACGTGGGAAAGTCTGATGCTGCTCACAAAAATGGTTCTTTGGCCATTGATAAACATTTTGAGCAGTTGAGACTCAATGATGGCAGGATAGTGTTTCCGGGTTGGGCAAACAATGTTACTTCTGTTCTGTGGATTCCAATACGTGCCATTAGTGACAGGCTTGCAAGAGGCTCGTCTTCAG TTTCCCCTCAGAGGCAGAGTATTGTGGATGGAATGAGGACAATAGCTCTAAAGCTTGAATTTGGAGTATCTCACAACCAGATATTCGAGAG GACCCTAGCTGTCCATTTTACTGACCCTTTCCATGTGAACACACGCATTGCAGATAAATGCAATGATGGAACTTTGCTTCTGCAG GTGATACTACAATCAGAAGTGAAGGCCACATTGACCATTTATGATGCTTGGCTTGATCTTCAAGATGGGTTTGCTCATACTAGAAAAGGTGATGGGAGGCCAAATCCAGGCTTCATCCCGCTTGTCATTTCTCCTAATTCTAGAGCAGGAATCCTGTTCAGCATATGCTTTGAGATGTCAAATGCAGAAG AGGAAGCCAAAGCACCACAACCTGATAGCATATTAAATATCAGATATGGTATTTCTGGCGATAGAACTATTGGAGCACATCCACCTGCCGTTGAATCTCCTGGACCTGAGGTTGTTAGACAGGATTTGATCTTCAGGAGTGCTCTTGTTTTGAAGAGGCCTGTGCTTGACCCGTGCCTGGCTGTTGGTTTTCTTCCTCTTCGTTCTGGTGGCCTCAGAGTTGGTCAACTTGTTAACATGAAATGGAGGGTTGAGAGGTTAAAAGACTTCGAGGAGAATGAGGTTTTGAAAGACGAT GACGAGGTGTTATATGAAGTCAATGCAAATTCAGATAATTGGATGATTGCTGGTAGGAAAAGAGGGCATGCGTCTCTCTCCATGAAGCAAG GTTCAAGAATAGTTATCACAATATTGTGCGTGCCGCTGGTGGCGGGTTACGTTCGTCCTCCACAACTTGGACTGCCAGATGTAGATGAGGCTAATATAAGTTGCAATCCTGCCGGGCCCCACCTTGTCTGTGTCTTGCCTCCAGCTCTCAGCTCCTCCTTCTGCATTCCAGCATGA